In one Lycium barbarum isolate Lr01 chromosome 7, ASM1917538v2, whole genome shotgun sequence genomic region, the following are encoded:
- the LOC132602725 gene encoding receptor kinase-like protein Xa21, whose protein sequence is MQLHQMERTDIEALLSFKHLITNNNSFLSKNWTTNTSFCSWFGITCTPQSQRVMSLNLPNMNLEGKISPSLANLSFLSMLNLSNNILSGNIPTEIGNLSQLVQLDLSHNQLSGSIPPSIFINNSLSGSFLVNEVKGPLNLEVIDLSYNRIIGEIPSRLCQFSKLRTLVLSYNNLTGQIPRNIGCLNRLESFYVTQNAIGGTIPLSLTNISTLQFLGCVNNHIGGAIPQELGNLPKLKMLGFDFNNLTGEIPESIFNISSLEYIAFTDNDLSGRIPTSVGLQLPNLKGIFLADNQLEGEIPMYITNATKLIELELAYNFFTGTVPSNLGNLRQLEFLNLGGNQLTNEPGQKELGFLNSLVDCRMLQFLIMANNPLNGALPDSVSNLSSTIEMLNIENGQINGQIPRGVGNMSSMLSLVLSDNQLTGTIPPEIGELKQLQRLYLSKNKLQGPIPGETCDLVYLGDVILHENELSGNIPSCIGNLTRLQSLSFGFNNFTSSLPISLWEMDSLILLNGTQNSIQGELPLDIGNLKAIEGIDLSSNQLSGIIPSTFGNLQRLSYLSLSNNSFRSAIPSSFGSLLSLEFLDLSSNELSGNIPRSLEKIQYLKEINLSYNHLEGEIPTSGVFSKSSPQSFVGNRGLCEKPISEVSQCATNNAPKPSKSRKHVLVVVIPIIASFFLILVVLFVWIKRRTRRMMKLQDHEELTEITTHPLISYRELQQATNSFSSSNMIGLGGSGSVYKGILANGTMVAIKVLNLQNEEGCKRFDAECEVLRSIKHRNLVKVITTCSNQYVRAIVLEYMPNGSLENLLYGKEHQVLDMFQRVSIMLDVAVALEYLHYGYDTPIVHCDLKPENVLLDGDMVAQVSDFGISKILAQNKSTAQTKTLGTVGYIAPEYGSEGIVSTGGDVYSYGIMLIEIVTRRRPTEEIFNENMNMRQWISKSFPSALKTIVDGNIDFGEEEITSTNKICIISLMGLALDCTKERQEERVNMKDVVNRLGKLKESFFLETKKNKT, encoded by the exons ATGCAGCTTCACCAAATGGAACGAACAGACATTGAAGCTTTGCTATCTTTTAAACATCTCATTACAAATAATAATTCTTTCTTGTCCAAGAATTGGACTACAAATACTTCATTTTGCTCTTGGTTTGGTATCACTTGTACTCCACAAAGCCAAAGGGTCATGTCTTTAAATCTTCCTAACATgaaccttgaaggaaaaatttcACCATCATTAGCTAActtgtcctttctttctatgcttAATCTTAGTAACAACATTTTAAGTGGTAATATTCCAACTGAGATTGGAAATTTGAGCCAACTTGTACAGTTGGATTTGTCTCATAACCAGCTTTCAGGTTCAATTCCTCCATCAATCTTCA TAAACAATAGTCTTTCTGGTTCTTTCTTGGTTAATGAAGTAAAGGGTCCGTTGAATCTTGAAGTTATAGACCTTAGTTATAATCGAATCATCGGCGAGATTCCTTCAAGACTATGCCAATTCAGTAAGCTAAGAACTCTTGTTCTgtcttacaacaacttaacagGTCAAATTCCAAGGAATATTGGTTGTCTAAATAGGCTTGAGAGTTTTTATGTGACTCAGAATGCAATAGGTGGCACAATTCCACTTTCATTGACTAATATTTCCACTTTGCAATTCCTTGGCTGTGTGAATAACCACATAGGTGGTGCAATTCCTCAAGAATTAGGAAATTTACCGAAGTTGAAGATGTTGGGATTTGATTTCAATAATCTAACTGGTGAAATACCAGAATCCATTTTCAACATATCTTCTTTGGAGTACATTGCTTTCACTGATAACGATTTATCGGGGCGAATTCCAACCTCTGTTGGCCTTCAGCTTCCAAACCTTAAAGGAATTTTCTTGGCAGATAATCAGCTTGAAGGAGAAATCCCAATGTACATCACAAATGCTACCAAGCTAATTGAGCTGGAACTGGCGTATAACTTTTTCACAGGCACAGTGCCAAGTAACTTGGGAAATCTACGCCAGCTCGAGTTCTTGAATCTTGGTGGCAATCAGCTTACAAATGAACCAGGACAAAAAGAGCTTGGATTCTTGAATTCTTTGGTGGATTGTAGGATGCTTCAATTTCTGATAATGGCTAACAACCCCTTGAATGGTGCCTTGCCTGATTCAGTTAGCAATCTTTCGTCTACTATAGAAATGCTCAACATTGAGAATGGTCAGATCAATGGACAAATTCCAAGAGGAGTTGGCAACATGAGCAGCATGTTGTCACTAGTCTTGAGCGACAACCAGTTGACAGGAACCATTCCGCCAGAGATTGGCGAGCTAAAGCAACTTCAAAGGCTATATCTAAGCAAAAACAAGCTACAAGGGCCAATTCCAGGTGAAACATGTGACTTGGTATATTTGGGAGACGTAATTCTACATGAAAACGAGCTCTCTGGGAATATTCCGAGTTGCATTGGAAATCTCACTAGGCTACAAAGTCTTTCATTTGGCTTCAATAACTTCACCTCAAGTCTACCTATAAGTCTATGGGAAATGGATAGCCTGATTTTACTGAATGGGACACAAAATTCAATACAAGGGGAACTTCCTCTTGACATTGGAAATTTGAAGGCTATTGAAGGTATAGATCTTTCAAGCAACCAACTTTCCGGTATAATTCCAAGTACATTTGGGAATCTCCAACGTCTGAGTTATCTTTCATTGTCAAACAACTCGTTTCGGAGTGCAATTCCATCATCATTTGGCAGTTTGTTAAGCTTGGAGTTCTTGGATTTGTCTTCAAATGAGTTATCAGGAAACATCCCAAGGTCCTTAGAAAAAATTCAGTACCTTAAAGAAATTAATCTCTCTTACAACCATTTAGAAGGTGAAATACCTACTAGTGGCGTATTTTCAAAATCTTCACCTCAATCTTTTGTTGGAAACAGAGGTTTATGCGAGAAACCTATATCAGAAGTTTCTCAATGTGCTACAAATAATGCACCAAAACCATCAAAGTCTAGGAAACATGTGCTAGTAGTTGTCATTCCTATAATTGCGTCATTTTTCCTCATACTTGTTGTTCTGTTCGTCTGGATCAAGCGAAGAACAAGAAGAATGATGAAACTTCAAGACCATGAAGAGTTAACAGAAATCACAACACACCCGTTGATTTCATACCGTGAGCTTCAACAAGCAACAAATAGTTTCAGTAGCTCTAACATGATTGGCTTAGGAGGTTCTGGTTCTGTTTACAAGGGAATATTGGCTAATGGAACTATGGTCGCGATAAAGGTACTAAATCTTCAAAATGAGGAGGGATGCAAGAGGTTTGATGCCGAATGTGAAGTGCTGAGAAGCATTAAGCATAGGAATCTTGTGAAGGTGATCACAACATGTTCCAATCAATACGTAAGAGCCATCGTTCTCGAGTATATGCCAAATggaagccttgaaaatttgttgTATGGGAAGGAACATCAAGTCTTGGACATGTTTCAAAGAGTTAGCATAATGCTTGATGTGGCTGTGGCATTAGAATATCTTCACTATGGTTATGATACACCTATAGTCCATTGTGACTTGAAGCCTGAAAATGTTCTTTTAGATGGTGACATGGTCGCACAAGTTAGTGATTTTGGGATCTCAAAAATCTTAGCTCAAAACAAGTCCACGGCACAAACTAAAACATTGGGGACTGTTGGCTACATTGCACCAG AGTATGGCTCGGAGGGAATAGTGTCCACTGGAGGCGATGTTTACAGTTATGGCATAATGTTAATAGAGATAGTGACTAGAAGAAGACCAACAGAAGAGATTTTCAATGAAAATATGAATATGAGACAATGGATAAGTAAATCATTTCCCAGTGCTTTGAAGACAATTGTTGATGGAAATATTGACTTTGGTGAAGAAGAGATCACTTCTacaaataagatttgcataattTCTTTGATGGGGTTGGCTTTGGACTGTACAAAAGAAAGACAAGAAGAGAGGGTAAATATGAAAGATGTAGTGAATAGACTTGGCAAACTTAAAGAGAGTTTCTTCTTGGAAACAAAGAAGAATAAAACATAG
- the LOC132602812 gene encoding uncharacterized protein LOC132602812 isoform X2, whose translation MGVGTGSARAGLFNEDGKLLGSASSPIQIWKDGDCVEQSSTDIWLAVCTAVKTACSLGNVSKEEVKGLGFAATCSLVAVDSEGEPVTVSWSGDTRRNIIVWMDHRAVKQAERINASNSPVLQYCGGGVSPEMEPPKLLWVKENLQESWSMAFRWMDLSDWLTYKATGDDTRSLCTTVCKWTYLGHAHMQQINEKDSRGMEACGWDDGFWEEIGLGDLIDGHHAKIGGSVAFPGHALGSGLTLNAAKELGLMAGTPVGTALIDAHAGGVGVMESVPASNSESIDDEDAISRRMVLVCGTSTCHMAVSRTKLFIPGVWGPFWSAMVPEYWLTEGGQSATGSLLDHIIENHVASPHLANRAASRRISIFDLLNEMLESMKQDEGSPFIAALTNDIHILPDFHGNRSPIADPKSKGTISGLTLDTSEKQLALLYLATVQGIAYGTRHIVEHCNANGHKIDTLLACGGLAKNHLFVQEHADIIGYPIILPRENESVLLGSAILGAVASKKYPTVREAMKAMNAAGQVVHPSKDAKVKKYHNAKYSIFRNLYEQQQKHRSLMAEALA comes from the exons ATGGGTGTTGGTACTGGCAGTGCTCGTgcag GTCTCTTTAATGAGGATGGGAAGCTTCTAGGTTCTGCCAGTAGTCCAATACAGATATGGAAAGACGGTGACTGTGTTGAG CAATCTTCGACTGATATCTGGTTAGCTGTCTGCACTGCTGTAAAAACAGCATGTTCCCTCGGAAACGTTTCCAAGGAAGAAGTTAAGGGACTGGGATTTGCTGCGACTTGTTCTCTTG TTGCTGTTGATTCTGAGGGTGAACCTGTCACGGTTTCATGGAGTGGTGATACTAGGAGGAACATCATAGTGTGGATGGACCATAGAGCTGTAAAACAAGCTGAGAGGATCAACGCCTCTAATTCACCTGTACTACAGTATTGTGGAGGAGGCGTATCCCCTGAGATGGAACCACCAAAG CTCTTGTGGGTGAAGGAAAATCTCCAAGAATCCTGGTCGATGGCATTTCGCTGGATGGATCTAAGTGATTGGTTAACATACAA AGCAACAGGAGATGACACGAGGAGTCTATGCACCACTGTCTGCAAATGGACATATCTGGGCCATGCACACATGCAGCAGATAAATGAGAAAGATTCCCGCGGTATGGAAGCTTGTGGATGGGATGATGGATTCTGGGAGGAGATTGGTTTAGGTGATCTTATTGATGGGCACCATGCTAAGATAG GGGGAAGTGTAGCATTCCCTGGTCATGCATTGGGTTCGGGTTTAACACTGAATGCTGCAAAG GAATTGGGTTTGATGGCGGGGACACCAGTAGGTACTGCACTGATAGATGCTCATGCTGGTGGTGTGGGTGTAATGGAAAGTGTGCCTGCATCAAATTCTGAATCTATAG ATGATGAGGATGCTATAAGTAGGCGTATGGTACTCGTATGTGGTACTTCCACATGCCACATGGCAGTATCCAGGACAAAGTTATTCATACCTGGAGTCTGGGGACCTTTCTGGTCAG CAATGGTGCCCGAGTACTGGCTCACTGAAGGAGGTCAGAGTGCTACTGGTTCACTGCTAGACCATATAATTGAAAATCACGTCGCATCTCCTCATCTTGCAAATCGTGCTGCATCTCGAA GAATCTCAATATTTGACTTGTTAAATGAGATGTTGGAATCAATGAAGCAAGATGAGGGGTCACCATTTATAGCTGCATTGACTAATGATATTCATATTCTCCCAGATTTTCATGGTAACAG GTCTCCTATTGCGGACCCAAAGTCAAAAGGTACGATTTCTGGTTTGACACTGGACACTAGTGAAAAGCAGCTAGCACTTCTCTATCTTGCCACAGTACAGGGCATTGCATATGGAACCCGCCATATAGTAGAGCACTGCAATGCTAATGGACACAAG ATTGACACACTACTTGCCTGTGGTGGACTTGCAAAGAATCACCTATTTGTTCAAGAGCATGCGGATATTATTG GTTACCCTATCATTCTTCCTCGCGAAAATGAATCTGTGCTGTTGGGGTCTGCTATTCTTGGTGCTGTTGCTTCAAAGAAATATCCTACCGTTCGTGAGGCCATGAAGGCAATGAATGCAGCTGGTCAG GTTGTCCATCCGTCTAAAGACGCGAAAGTGAAGAAGTACCACAACGCCAAATACAGCATCTTCCGCAACCTTTATGAGCAGCAACAGAAGCATCGTTCACTTATGGCTGAGGCTTTGGCATGA
- the LOC132602812 gene encoding uncharacterized protein LOC132602812 isoform X1, whose protein sequence is MDYKEKKIDSRKSMMTDRSTTSVLLENQQGNNSSYYCFNSFPKSNVEMTTTTLLPTTLRSVFLGVDVGTGSARAGLFNEDGKLLGSASSPIQIWKDGDCVEQSSTDIWLAVCTAVKTACSLGNVSKEEVKGLGFAATCSLVAVDSEGEPVTVSWSGDTRRNIIVWMDHRAVKQAERINASNSPVLQYCGGGVSPEMEPPKLLWVKENLQESWSMAFRWMDLSDWLTYKATGDDTRSLCTTVCKWTYLGHAHMQQINEKDSRGMEACGWDDGFWEEIGLGDLIDGHHAKIGGSVAFPGHALGSGLTLNAAKELGLMAGTPVGTALIDAHAGGVGVMESVPASNSESIDDEDAISRRMVLVCGTSTCHMAVSRTKLFIPGVWGPFWSAMVPEYWLTEGGQSATGSLLDHIIENHVASPHLANRAASRRISIFDLLNEMLESMKQDEGSPFIAALTNDIHILPDFHGNRSPIADPKSKGTISGLTLDTSEKQLALLYLATVQGIAYGTRHIVEHCNANGHKIDTLLACGGLAKNHLFVQEHADIIGYPIILPRENESVLLGSAILGAVASKKYPTVREAMKAMNAAGQVVHPSKDAKVKKYHNAKYSIFRNLYEQQQKHRSLMAEALA, encoded by the exons ATggattataaagaaaagaaaatagattCTAGAAAATCCATGATGACAGATAGAAGTACAACCTCAGTACTTTTAGAAAACCAACAGGGCAACAACTCTTCATATTACTGTTTTAATTCATTTCCAAAATCTAACGTGGAAATGACAACAACTACCCTTCTTCCAACAACTCTTCGTTCAGTATTTCTTGGTGTTGATGTTGGTACTGGTAGTGCAAGAGCAG GTCTCTTTAATGAGGATGGGAAGCTTCTAGGTTCTGCCAGTAGTCCAATACAGATATGGAAAGACGGTGACTGTGTTGAG CAATCTTCGACTGATATCTGGTTAGCTGTCTGCACTGCTGTAAAAACAGCATGTTCCCTCGGAAACGTTTCCAAGGAAGAAGTTAAGGGACTGGGATTTGCTGCGACTTGTTCTCTTG TTGCTGTTGATTCTGAGGGTGAACCTGTCACGGTTTCATGGAGTGGTGATACTAGGAGGAACATCATAGTGTGGATGGACCATAGAGCTGTAAAACAAGCTGAGAGGATCAACGCCTCTAATTCACCTGTACTACAGTATTGTGGAGGAGGCGTATCCCCTGAGATGGAACCACCAAAG CTCTTGTGGGTGAAGGAAAATCTCCAAGAATCCTGGTCGATGGCATTTCGCTGGATGGATCTAAGTGATTGGTTAACATACAA AGCAACAGGAGATGACACGAGGAGTCTATGCACCACTGTCTGCAAATGGACATATCTGGGCCATGCACACATGCAGCAGATAAATGAGAAAGATTCCCGCGGTATGGAAGCTTGTGGATGGGATGATGGATTCTGGGAGGAGATTGGTTTAGGTGATCTTATTGATGGGCACCATGCTAAGATAG GGGGAAGTGTAGCATTCCCTGGTCATGCATTGGGTTCGGGTTTAACACTGAATGCTGCAAAG GAATTGGGTTTGATGGCGGGGACACCAGTAGGTACTGCACTGATAGATGCTCATGCTGGTGGTGTGGGTGTAATGGAAAGTGTGCCTGCATCAAATTCTGAATCTATAG ATGATGAGGATGCTATAAGTAGGCGTATGGTACTCGTATGTGGTACTTCCACATGCCACATGGCAGTATCCAGGACAAAGTTATTCATACCTGGAGTCTGGGGACCTTTCTGGTCAG CAATGGTGCCCGAGTACTGGCTCACTGAAGGAGGTCAGAGTGCTACTGGTTCACTGCTAGACCATATAATTGAAAATCACGTCGCATCTCCTCATCTTGCAAATCGTGCTGCATCTCGAA GAATCTCAATATTTGACTTGTTAAATGAGATGTTGGAATCAATGAAGCAAGATGAGGGGTCACCATTTATAGCTGCATTGACTAATGATATTCATATTCTCCCAGATTTTCATGGTAACAG GTCTCCTATTGCGGACCCAAAGTCAAAAGGTACGATTTCTGGTTTGACACTGGACACTAGTGAAAAGCAGCTAGCACTTCTCTATCTTGCCACAGTACAGGGCATTGCATATGGAACCCGCCATATAGTAGAGCACTGCAATGCTAATGGACACAAG ATTGACACACTACTTGCCTGTGGTGGACTTGCAAAGAATCACCTATTTGTTCAAGAGCATGCGGATATTATTG GTTACCCTATCATTCTTCCTCGCGAAAATGAATCTGTGCTGTTGGGGTCTGCTATTCTTGGTGCTGTTGCTTCAAAGAAATATCCTACCGTTCGTGAGGCCATGAAGGCAATGAATGCAGCTGGTCAG GTTGTCCATCCGTCTAAAGACGCGAAAGTGAAGAAGTACCACAACGCCAAATACAGCATCTTCCGCAACCTTTATGAGCAGCAACAGAAGCATCGTTCACTTATGGCTGAGGCTTTGGCATGA
- the LOC132602812 gene encoding uncharacterized protein LOC132602812 isoform X3: MDHRAVKQAERINASNSPVLQYCGGGVSPEMEPPKLLWVKENLQESWSMAFRWMDLSDWLTYKATGDDTRSLCTTVCKWTYLGHAHMQQINEKDSRGMEACGWDDGFWEEIGLGDLIDGHHAKIGGSVAFPGHALGSGLTLNAAKELGLMAGTPVGTALIDAHAGGVGVMESVPASNSESIDDEDAISRRMVLVCGTSTCHMAVSRTKLFIPGVWGPFWSAMVPEYWLTEGGQSATGSLLDHIIENHVASPHLANRAASRRISIFDLLNEMLESMKQDEGSPFIAALTNDIHILPDFHGNRSPIADPKSKGTISGLTLDTSEKQLALLYLATVQGIAYGTRHIVEHCNANGHKIDTLLACGGLAKNHLFVQEHADIIGYPIILPRENESVLLGSAILGAVASKKYPTVREAMKAMNAAGQVVHPSKDAKVKKYHNAKYSIFRNLYEQQQKHRSLMAEALA; the protein is encoded by the exons ATGGACCATAGAGCTGTAAAACAAGCTGAGAGGATCAACGCCTCTAATTCACCTGTACTACAGTATTGTGGAGGAGGCGTATCCCCTGAGATGGAACCACCAAAG CTCTTGTGGGTGAAGGAAAATCTCCAAGAATCCTGGTCGATGGCATTTCGCTGGATGGATCTAAGTGATTGGTTAACATACAA AGCAACAGGAGATGACACGAGGAGTCTATGCACCACTGTCTGCAAATGGACATATCTGGGCCATGCACACATGCAGCAGATAAATGAGAAAGATTCCCGCGGTATGGAAGCTTGTGGATGGGATGATGGATTCTGGGAGGAGATTGGTTTAGGTGATCTTATTGATGGGCACCATGCTAAGATAG GGGGAAGTGTAGCATTCCCTGGTCATGCATTGGGTTCGGGTTTAACACTGAATGCTGCAAAG GAATTGGGTTTGATGGCGGGGACACCAGTAGGTACTGCACTGATAGATGCTCATGCTGGTGGTGTGGGTGTAATGGAAAGTGTGCCTGCATCAAATTCTGAATCTATAG ATGATGAGGATGCTATAAGTAGGCGTATGGTACTCGTATGTGGTACTTCCACATGCCACATGGCAGTATCCAGGACAAAGTTATTCATACCTGGAGTCTGGGGACCTTTCTGGTCAG CAATGGTGCCCGAGTACTGGCTCACTGAAGGAGGTCAGAGTGCTACTGGTTCACTGCTAGACCATATAATTGAAAATCACGTCGCATCTCCTCATCTTGCAAATCGTGCTGCATCTCGAA GAATCTCAATATTTGACTTGTTAAATGAGATGTTGGAATCAATGAAGCAAGATGAGGGGTCACCATTTATAGCTGCATTGACTAATGATATTCATATTCTCCCAGATTTTCATGGTAACAG GTCTCCTATTGCGGACCCAAAGTCAAAAGGTACGATTTCTGGTTTGACACTGGACACTAGTGAAAAGCAGCTAGCACTTCTCTATCTTGCCACAGTACAGGGCATTGCATATGGAACCCGCCATATAGTAGAGCACTGCAATGCTAATGGACACAAG ATTGACACACTACTTGCCTGTGGTGGACTTGCAAAGAATCACCTATTTGTTCAAGAGCATGCGGATATTATTG GTTACCCTATCATTCTTCCTCGCGAAAATGAATCTGTGCTGTTGGGGTCTGCTATTCTTGGTGCTGTTGCTTCAAAGAAATATCCTACCGTTCGTGAGGCCATGAAGGCAATGAATGCAGCTGGTCAG GTTGTCCATCCGTCTAAAGACGCGAAAGTGAAGAAGTACCACAACGCCAAATACAGCATCTTCCGCAACCTTTATGAGCAGCAACAGAAGCATCGTTCACTTATGGCTGAGGCTTTGGCATGA